One Mustela nigripes isolate SB6536 chromosome 5, MUSNIG.SB6536, whole genome shotgun sequence DNA segment encodes these proteins:
- the LOC132017164 gene encoding olfactory receptor 2W1-like — protein sequence MDTNNGSSTTDFILLGFSDRPQLEPIISGVVFIFYIVTLVGNTTIILVSYLDTQLHTPMYFFLSNLSFLDLCYTTSIIPQMLVNLWGPTRSITYGGCVLQFFFALDLGSTECLLLAVMAYDRYAAVCQPLHYTVIMNPQLCQKMVLTAWLGGLGSALIVCSLTLNLPRCGHRKVDNFLCEMPALIKMACVYSKVIEITVFALGVVFLLAPISLILISYGVITQAVMRIKSEARWRKVLNTCGSHLTVVTLFYGTIIYMYMRPQNSTSQDEGKFLTLFYAIITPSLNPLIYTLRNKDVKSAVKRILHVEKWSAKS from the coding sequence ATGGACACAAACAATGGAAGTTCCACCACAGATTTCATCCTGCTGGGCTTTTCTGACCGGCCCCAATTAGAACCCATCATCTCTGGGGTGGTCTTCATCTTCTATATTGTGACTCTGGTAGGAAACACAACCATCATTCTGGTATCTTACCTAGACACCCAGCTCCATACGcccatgtatttcttcttatCCAATTTGTCCTTTTTGGATCTCTGCTATACGACTAGCATTATTCCCCAGATGCTGGTAAATCTATGGGGTCCGACAAGGTCTATTACGTACGGAGGGTGTGTGCTCCAGTTCTTCTTTGCCCTTGACCTGGGATCCACTGAATGTCTTCTCTTGgctgtgatggcctatgaccgctatgctGCTGTCTGTCAACCTCTTCACTACACGGTCATAATGAACCCTCAACTTTGCCAGAAGATGGTGCTCACTGCCTGGTTAGGTGGTCTTGGAAGTGCCTTAATTGTTTGCTCCTTGACTTTGAATTTGCCAAGATGTGGGCACCGGAAGGTAGACAATTTTTTGTGTGAGATGCCAGCATTGATCAAGATGGCTTGTGTCTATTCAAAAGTAATTGAGATCACTGTCTTTGCTCTTGGAGTGGTATTTCTTCTAGCacctatatcactaattctcatCTCATATGGAGTTATCACTCAAGCTGTCATGAGGATCAAATCAGAGGCAAGATGGCGTAAGGTCCTTAATACATGTGGTTCCCACCTCACAGTAGTAACTCTGTTTTATGGAACAATCATTTACATGTATATGAGGCCACAGAATAGCACATCCCAAGATGAGGGGAAGTTCCTTACTCTCTTTTATGCAATCATCACACCCAGCCTTAACCCTCTGATCTatactttaagaaacaaagatgtAAAGAGCGCAGTAAAGAGAATATTACATGTAGAAAAATGGTCAGCCAAGTCATGA